One stretch of Falco naumanni isolate bFalNau1 chromosome 7, bFalNau1.pat, whole genome shotgun sequence DNA includes these proteins:
- the C7H15orf61 gene encoding uncharacterized protein C15orf61 homolog gives MRVLRRLHEAAVGLLLCRGAAAARPAASEVLSQHLRQRGLPHWTSYCVKYSAVRNDQFGLSHFNWRVNGTNYHILRTGCFPFIKYHCSRAAPQDLALQNAAFTALKVLNAGIPTLLYGIGSWFFVSVTETVHTSHGPVTIYFLNKEDEGAMY, from the exons ATGCGGGTGCTGAGGCGGCTGCATGAAGCGGCcgtggggctgctgctgtgccggggggcggcggcggctcggccTGCCGCCTCGGAGGTGCTGAGCCAGCACCTGCGGCAGCGCGGCCTGCCCCACTGGACCTCGTACTGCGTCAAGTACAGCGCCGTACGCAACGACCAGTTCGGCCTCTCCCACTTCAACTGGCGGGTGAACGGCACCAACTACCACATCCTGCGCACCGGCTGCTTCCCCTTCATCAAGTACCACTGCTCCCGCGCCGCCCCGCAGGACCTGGCCCTGCAGAACGCCGCCTTCACCGCCCTCAAGGTCCTCAACGCCG GCATCCCAACCTTACTATATGGAATTGGCTCCTGGTTCTTTGTCAGTGTCACAGAGACTGTTCATACGAGTCATGGCCCAgttactatttattttctaaataaagaagATGAAGGCGCAATGTACTGA